The genomic DNA TTTGAACATACATAATACAACCAAAGTAAGTCATGATTCTCATCATATTGACTATGCAAAATGAATAAAGACTTTCAAAGCGCAGTTTCACTTATCAAGCCAGAGCCTTTTACACTTTTTTGGAATTCTGAAGCAGAATAAGATAACGAAGCAGAATACTCTGATTATCTACCTGAATTTCAATTAGGAAACTCCTTGATCCATCCATAACAACTGCTACAGCTAATCCAGCTAAAACATCTGAATCTGGGTTCTGTTGACTAAGATATATTCCACTAGGGTTGGAGACCACTTCAAGTCCTGAGTTTGACATTTCAAAAACTCCAAGCTGACAAAGGAGATAGCCATGATTTATTCAATAATCCTCAACTCGAAAAAAAAATACGTGTACATATAACAAGCAAACTCGAACAACATAAAGAATAAAGGGAACACAATCCACAGAAATAAGATGCTTAAACTAGCAAGTTCTCGGGAAAAAGAAAACAGGCAGTAAGAGAAAATAACATACTATGAGGGATTTGTATACATACTTCATCAGTCGACCCAAACCGATTCTTCACAGATCGAAGCAAGCGGTACGTTGATGATTCTTCACCCTGAATTTTGACGTAAAGTACATGTCAACTAATCATCTTCTGTTATATTTCCTAACAAATTAAGCTCATAAACTGTCTCTATTCTAGAAAAGAGGTTATCAAGCtaatagaaacaaaaccaaagtatTCAGTTAGAACTACAGAGCGTCATTTATTGAAGAGGATATCATGAAGGCATATCTAAAGACAACAGAAAATATAAAGCACCTCCAAGTACAAGACAACATCTACTATGTGCTCCAAAACACGAGGTCCTGCAATATCTCCCGCTTTCGTAACATGTCCAACCTAAAACAGAAAGTAACGTGCATAAAACATCTGATCCAGATCAAACACCAGATATTGAAGGAAGGAATTGGAAGGATGGTGCTTACTCACCAAGAAAACAGGGACATTAGATTTCTTAGCAAAACGCAACAGGGTTGATGTGCACTCTTTAACCTGCCACCATCAGAGATTTCCAAGAAAGTAGCCTTTTCAGCAGATTAAAAGAAGAGTTACGGGAAATGCGACGAAAAAGAGAATGCTGGAGTCCCGTCTTCCTCTAACACATCAAAAATtcctttttaaaacataaattaaaggaTGTGGGATTCCATGTAACATGGGAAGCAACAAAAAGCAGCTATGGCATAACTTCTTGCTCATagtaattagaagaaaattcaaGTAGTTCTACCTGTGTGAGACCACCAGCACTTCCAGTCACTTCTTTTAGGTAAACTGTTTGAATTGAATCAATGATGAGAGCTCGGGGAGATAGCCGATGAGCTTTGTTTAGAATGTCCTGAAATAAATCAGAACAAACGATGTGCTTCAGTTACCTGATCAAAACATAGAgactaaaattttttttctcagttaTGATACGCAGACTTGAGAATTTCACAAAGCATGGATTTGGTGTTTGGCGTGTAAACATGAGGAGAATTAATTAGGGGATATAGTTAGGCACAAAATAGGAATATGCAGCTGTCCATTGCTTAGGTGTTTAAAGAAGTATTGAAATATGACTTCTGTTTGATTAAGATAATAAGAATGTTaattaacataaaataatatacctGAAGATCAGAGCTCGAAAACAGGTAGAGCTCTTCAGTTTGAATTTTCATCCTGTCAGCCCGACTTCCTATTTGCTCGACACTCTGCAGTTGGGATGAGATCTTATGAAGAATGTGTAATCAAGTCCACAGAATGCGTGGGATGAGATCCTTCAGAACATACTAAAAGTACCATAACTCTAACATTAAAGAGAAAACGCGAGAAGAAAAACAGCCAAACATTTTTTTGCAGAGAAAGTCCAACTGCACAAAATAAAGCTGCTAGAACCTAGATCTCAAGCTACAATTACTTTGCTGCATCTTAAACATTTGCATGAAGATCATCCAGACCATCTTAAGCAGCATGGTTTGAAAAGAAACAGCCACAGAGAATTACACAATCCAAAAGTTTGATCAGAAACCCGGTGTGAGGAAGACAAGGAAAGACAAGCAGGAGAAACAGAAACTTTGAGAAAAACTGAGCATGACTACTGACTACTACTAACCTCTTCACCAGAGATATACAGAACTGGTGCTGGTTCGGCCACTTCACTCCCCTCAGCAATTATAGATGCAATCTTCCATtcaagaaaagaaggagagaatcaGTAGAGCCATTATGTGTATTACAAAACACCCAATGCACAAACCGTTCTTCCAGTactaaaaatcaataaacatttGCAAAGGGGAAGACAACTAATTAAAACACCATAAATCACATCTCCTAACCTGCAATAACAAGGTACTCTTGCCAATACCAGGGTCACCACCAATCAAAATCAAGGAACCTACAAAACAGCACCATAGTGAGTCAACAGCTAAAGACAGaacgaaattaaaaattttgaagacaGCATAAAACCTGGGGCAAGGCCACCACCAAGCACCCTGCCAACTTCACTCCCAAAAAGTCCAGGCCTAAACATAAATATCGCAAGAAATGATATCTCCAACAACAAGAATATCTCAGattgtaacaaaaacaaaacctatatAAGCTAAACCATTCTACCAAGTGAACCTAAAAGCAGCAAAATTAGCCTTTTTTTCTAAATAGCATATTGGAACATACAGAGAAAATCGCCATTGCTGCTGAGTAATCCCACGAATAACATCAGTCAATCGATTAGGCTGCACCCCTGCTTGGTCAGGTAACCAAGACAAACCAGTACCCTCCTGAAGACCAGAGCCAGTAGCTTTGCTACTACTAGCACTACTTAAATGAGAAGCATCAGAGAAACGTTTCATAGTCCCAACCTTGTGACAAGCACGACAACTCCCCCACCATTGCCCATCAGAATGACCACAGCTCTCACAAACCCAAACAGTTTTCGATTTGCCTTTCTTCGATTTGTTCATAACAACTTCCCCTGGATCCCATCCCCGAGCAGTTGAACCGGCTTTTCTCGATTTCTCATCGGAGAATCCAATTGCGGTGTCTTTCTCTTCTCTGCTCGAACTCGCGTCCTGATTAGAGGAGGGAAGGTCGAAAACGGAGGAGATGGGAGATGATGAGAAGCGACGGAGACGGATACGGTTACGGACGGGGGAAATAGGAATCGTGACCGGAGTTGAAGATCGGAGGAGAAGAGAGTGGGCTCGAGTGTAGAAGCATCTCAAGCATCTCATATCTGCTGCGATCACCATCAACAGTAATCAAAAACCCCTTCGAATCGTTTTCTCTAGTGCTGTGTGGTTAGGGTTTTTTGAGCTGTGTGGTTCG from Camelina sativa cultivar DH55 chromosome 2, Cs, whole genome shotgun sequence includes the following:
- the LOC104725093 gene encoding uncharacterized protein LOC104725093 encodes the protein MVIAADMRCLRCFYTRAHSLLLRSSTPVTIPISPVRNRIRLRRFSSSPISSVFDLPSSNQDASSSREEKDTAIGFSDEKSRKAGSTARGWDPGEVVMNKSKKGKSKTVWVCESCGHSDGQWWGSCRACHKVGTMKRFSDASHLSSASSSKATGSGLQEGTGLSWLPDQAGVQPNRLTDVIRGITQQQWRFSLPGLFGSEVGRVLGGGLAPGSLILIGGDPGIGKSTLLLQIASIIAEGSEVAEPAPVLYISGEESVEQIGSRADRMKIQTEELYLFSSSDLQDILNKAHRLSPRALIIDSIQTVYLKEVTGSAGGLTQVKECTSTLLRFAKKSNVPVFLVGHVTKAGDIAGPRVLEHIVDVVLYLEGEESSTYRLLRSVKNRFGSTDELGVFEMSNSGLEVVSNPSGIYLSQQNPDSDVLAGLAVAVVMDGSRSFLIEIQALCSPGSTVSRHVNGVQASRADMIIAVLMKQAGLRIQENGIFLNVANGMALSETAGDLAIAAAICSSFLEFPIPHGVAFIGEIGLGGEVRTVPRMEKRVSTVAKLGFSKCVVPKSVESSLKALNLKDIEIIGCKNLKELINAVFRG